One part of the Macrobrachium rosenbergii isolate ZJJX-2024 chromosome 3, ASM4041242v1, whole genome shotgun sequence genome encodes these proteins:
- the LOC136851011 gene encoding uncharacterized protein codes for MDDHRRASLAQKDKNKGNIASNYRLIICLPIMWKLPTGIISERLYNYLEDTNTIPHQQKGCRRKCRGTKDQLPIGKMVMKNSERKRTNLSMTWVDYQRSFDMIPHTCLTECLKIYGAEKNTISFVKNIMRNWNTVLTSSGIRLERLTSGEGSSKATHCPRYSS; via the coding sequence atggatgaccacaggagaGCATCCCTagcacagaaagacaagaacaagggaaatatagcgaGTAACTACAGGCTTATTAtttgcctaccaataatgtggaagttaccaacaggtatcatcagtgaaaggctatacaactacctggaggatacaaacaccatcccccaccaacagaaaggctgcagaaggaagtgtaggggcacaaaagaccagctcccgATAggcaaaatggtaatgaagaatagtgagagaaagagaaccaacctaagcatgacATGGGTTGACTACCAGAGatccttcgacatgataccgcacacgtgccTAACAGAATGTCTGAAAATTTATGGTGCAGagaaaaacaccatcagcttcgtTAAAAATataatgcgcaactggaatacagtacttacaagctctgggataagactagagaggttaacatcaggagagggatcttccaaggcgactcactgtccccgctactcttcatag